A window of the Radiobacillus deserti genome harbors these coding sequences:
- a CDS encoding metal ABC transporter substrate-binding protein → MFKKGLLFLLTSIFAITLLSACGNTKDESTEAEAESSDDKVQVVTTYSIVYDIVKNVGGDLVDIHSLAPIGSNPHEYDPLPDDVQKTTDADAVFYNGLNLEAGNSWFNKLMETAGKSGDDAPVFRMSEDVEPMYLTTEGNEGEEDPHAWLDVENGIKYAKNARDGLIKVDPDNEDVYKKNTEEYIEKLQKLHEEAVAAFNEIPEKERVLVTSEGAFKYFSKAYGFQAEYIWEINQENQGTPDQITRIVDIINEKQIKGLFLETSIDPRSMEAVSAETGVDIMGKVFTDSLGKPGEDGDTYIDMMKWNMNTIKEGLTK, encoded by the coding sequence ATGTTTAAAAAAGGCTTACTATTTTTACTGACGTCGATTTTTGCCATCACCCTATTATCAGCTTGTGGAAATACGAAAGACGAGTCCACGGAAGCAGAAGCAGAATCTAGTGATGATAAGGTTCAAGTCGTAACTACTTATTCTATCGTTTATGATATTGTCAAGAACGTTGGCGGGGATTTAGTGGACATCCACAGTCTTGCTCCTATAGGCTCGAACCCGCATGAATACGATCCACTGCCAGATGATGTTCAAAAAACAACAGATGCAGATGCCGTCTTTTATAACGGACTAAACTTAGAGGCAGGAAATTCATGGTTTAACAAGTTAATGGAGACCGCTGGGAAATCTGGAGATGACGCTCCTGTTTTCCGTATGAGTGAAGACGTAGAGCCTATGTACCTCACAACAGAAGGCAATGAAGGAGAAGAAGATCCTCACGCATGGCTAGACGTAGAAAATGGAATAAAATACGCAAAAAATGCTCGCGATGGGTTAATCAAAGTAGATCCAGATAACGAGGACGTGTATAAAAAGAACACAGAGGAATATATCGAGAAACTACAAAAGCTTCATGAAGAAGCGGTTGCTGCATTTAATGAAATTCCAGAAAAGGAACGAGTACTCGTTACAAGTGAAGGAGCTTTCAAATATTTTAGTAAAGCGTATGGGTTCCAAGCAGAGTACATTTGGGAAATCAATCAAGAAAACCAAGGAACACCTGATCAAATTACTAGAATTGTAGATATTATTAACGAAAAACAAATCAAAGGTTTATTTCTTGAGACGAGTATTGATCCACGAAGCATGGAAGCTGTTTCCGCTGAAACTGGTGTAGATATCATGGGCAAAGTATTTACAGACTCCCTCGGTAAACCTGGTGAAGATGGAGATACGTACATTGACATGATGAAATGGAACATGAATACGATTAAAGAAGGATTAACGAAGTAA
- a CDS encoding metal ABC transporter permease, which yields MEFIDAIMHYGFLQKALLTSIMVGIICGVIGCFIILRGMALMGDAISHAVLPGVAISYMLGINFFFGAVITGIVTAIAIGFVTQNSRIKHDTSIGIMFTAAFASGIIIITMLKSSTDLYHILFGNVLAVRSSDMWITLGIGVFVLLAVYLFYKELLVTSFDQTMGAAYGLPVRLIHYFLMTLLTMVTVASLQTVGIVLVVAMLITPAAAAYLLTERLWIMIFISSGIGIISAIVGLYFSFTYNLASGATIVLASTAIFILVFLFSPKHGVIWKTLKAKRKRASLA from the coding sequence ATGGAATTTATCGATGCCATTATGCATTATGGATTTTTACAAAAAGCGTTATTAACATCCATAATGGTCGGAATTATTTGCGGAGTAATCGGATGTTTTATCATTTTGAGAGGCATGGCGCTCATGGGCGACGCAATATCTCATGCGGTACTTCCAGGTGTTGCTATCTCTTATATGTTAGGGATTAATTTCTTTTTTGGGGCTGTTATTACTGGAATCGTAACGGCTATTGCAATCGGGTTCGTCACTCAGAATAGCCGAATAAAGCATGACACTTCGATTGGAATTATGTTCACAGCAGCGTTTGCTTCCGGAATCATTATTATCACGATGCTTAAGAGTAGTACTGATTTATACCATATTTTGTTCGGGAACGTCCTAGCGGTACGATCTTCGGATATGTGGATTACGTTAGGAATTGGAGTTTTTGTATTACTTGCTGTTTATTTGTTCTATAAAGAACTATTGGTTACATCCTTTGACCAAACGATGGGGGCAGCGTACGGATTACCAGTTCGTCTTATTCACTATTTTCTTATGACACTATTGACTATGGTGACTGTAGCTTCTCTACAAACAGTTGGAATCGTACTAGTAGTTGCGATGCTCATCACACCTGCAGCGGCTGCTTATCTATTAACGGAGCGGTTATGGATTATGATTTTTATTTCTTCTGGTATTGGAATCATTTCCGCTATTGTTGGTCTTTATTTTAGCTTCACCTATAACCTAGCATCTGGTGCAACCATTGTTCTCGCATCCACTGCAATTTTTATTCTCGTTTTCTTATTCTCTCCTAAACACGGAGTGATATGGAAAACACTAAAGGCCAAACGAAAAAGAGCTTCATTAGCTTAA
- a CDS encoding PH domain-containing protein: MEHFIKEPSKSLSENIKKVWVIREIIENLIGFLVLGVLFFLDNRFDWLEWIGWGLTILLIVSVLFAIWGIGIKPIILHKTWGYDVNEEFLQLKHGAITEERELIPMTKIQAVSTKQGPLMKRYGLYSISIETMGSSHSIPGISKEIAQDLRDQIAIYAKVKEVE; this comes from the coding sequence ATGGAACATTTCATTAAAGAGCCAAGCAAATCATTATCTGAAAACATAAAGAAAGTATGGGTAATACGAGAAATAATTGAGAATCTTATAGGGTTTTTGGTGTTAGGTGTTTTATTTTTCTTAGATAATCGATTTGATTGGTTGGAATGGATAGGGTGGGGACTAACAATATTATTGATTGTATCTGTTCTGTTCGCGATATGGGGAATCGGGATTAAACCAATCATTTTACATAAGACTTGGGGATATGATGTAAATGAGGAGTTCTTACAATTAAAACATGGAGCGATTACAGAAGAAAGAGAACTTATTCCGATGACCAAAATCCAGGCTGTTTCTACTAAGCAAGGTCCATTAATGAAAAGGTATGGACTTTATTCCATTTCCATCGAAACGATGGGGTCATCACACAGTATTCCAGGAATATCAAAAGAAATTGCGCAGGATCTCCGTGATCAAATTGCTATATATGCAAAGGTGAAGGAGGTAGAGTAA
- a CDS encoding ZIP family metal transporter: protein MLSIPIIISSLCTSLGALPVLFIKNISHRGKDVLLAYTAGIMVAASAYGLIPSALHLSNLTVLVIGILVGTFVLTLLESAIPHVDLDHSNERQDQSSVIVLFLVAMSLHNLPEGLSVGISNVSNGQDIGPLVTFAIGLQNVPDGFLVALFLVTQEVGRYKAILLSTLTGLIEMSAGLLGLLFGESFEPIIPYGLAFAAGSMLFVVYKELIPESHGDGNERASTIAFIVGFITMLLLTEWFR from the coding sequence ATGCTTTCTATACCTATTATTATTTCATCTCTTTGTACAAGCTTAGGAGCATTGCCTGTTTTATTTATTAAAAATATTTCCCACAGAGGTAAGGATGTATTGTTGGCATATACAGCTGGTATTATGGTTGCAGCCTCTGCATATGGTCTCATTCCATCCGCGTTACACTTATCCAATCTAACCGTGTTGGTAATTGGTATCTTAGTCGGTACGTTCGTCCTAACGTTATTAGAAAGTGCCATCCCACATGTCGATTTAGATCATTCTAACGAGAGGCAAGACCAGTCAAGTGTGATTGTACTATTTCTAGTTGCGATGTCCTTACATAACCTTCCGGAAGGACTTTCCGTTGGAATTAGTAATGTGAGTAATGGTCAAGATATAGGACCACTTGTTACATTTGCGATTGGTCTCCAGAATGTTCCCGACGGTTTTTTGGTAGCCCTTTTTCTGGTGACACAAGAGGTGGGACGCTATAAGGCAATATTACTCTCCACTTTAACGGGATTAATAGAAATGAGTGCAGGTTTGTTAGGGTTACTATTTGGGGAATCCTTCGAACCAATCATTCCATATGGACTTGCTTTTGCTGCAGGCTCTATGCTTTTCGTAGTATATAAAGAATTGATTCCAGAGAGTCACGGTGACGGGAATGAACGTGCTTCCACGATTGCTTTTATCGTAGGCTTTATTACCATGCTTCTTCTGACGGAATGGTTTCGATAG
- a CDS encoding metal ABC transporter ATP-binding protein, giving the protein MLHPAIFIKDLHVSYYGNEAVKDVSLSVDPGHLVGIIGPNGAGKSTFLKAMLQLIPRDKGEVQVLGHEMKDVRQKIAYVPQRNDIDWDFPITVLEAVLIGTYPHLRLFRRPKKQEKQWAMECLQRVGMQEFSKRQIGELSGGQQQRVFLARALAQKAELFCLDEPFVGVDISSEETIVNILKELCLQGKTVIVVHHDLSKANDYFDKLILLNKELIGFGSVRDVFKPDVIEKAYKGHFSFMNEMGVTM; this is encoded by the coding sequence ATGTTACATCCTGCTATTTTTATTAAAGATTTACATGTTTCCTATTACGGAAATGAAGCCGTGAAAGATGTTAGTCTGTCTGTTGACCCAGGACACCTAGTTGGCATAATCGGGCCAAACGGTGCCGGAAAATCAACCTTTTTGAAAGCAATGCTTCAGCTTATTCCACGTGATAAAGGAGAAGTTCAGGTATTAGGTCATGAAATGAAAGACGTTCGCCAAAAAATCGCCTATGTTCCGCAACGAAATGATATTGACTGGGATTTCCCTATTACGGTTTTAGAAGCTGTACTGATTGGTACGTATCCACATTTGAGGTTGTTCCGTCGTCCGAAGAAACAAGAAAAACAGTGGGCAATGGAATGTTTACAACGTGTGGGTATGCAAGAATTCAGTAAACGACAGATTGGAGAATTATCCGGTGGGCAGCAGCAAAGGGTATTCTTGGCCAGAGCGCTGGCACAAAAAGCCGAATTATTCTGTTTAGATGAACCTTTTGTTGGTGTGGATATTTCAAGTGAAGAAACCATCGTAAATATTTTAAAAGAACTATGTTTACAAGGAAAAACAGTCATTGTAGTCCACCATGACTTAAGTAAAGCAAACGATTATTTCGACAAGCTAATCCTACTTAACAAAGAATTAATAGGGTTTGGAAGTGTTCGTGACGTATTTAAGCCAGATGTCATTGAAAAAGCATATAAAGGACATTTTTCCTTTATGAATGAGATGGGAGTGACTATGTAA